A single region of the Ziziphus jujuba cultivar Dongzao chromosome 10, ASM3175591v1 genome encodes:
- the LOC125421176 gene encoding G-type lectin S-receptor-like serine/threonine-protein kinase At4g27290, with protein METCHLFPIIFFAFVLLQFLLKSCSTNSILDTMTPTQSITDIHGQTLVSKGQIFELGFFSPGISNKRYLGIWYKNTPDVIVWVANRNNPLTDSNGTLIITNHGNLLLLNQAINTIWSSNSSMVTNNPVAKLLDSGILVVGDQTRMDSNNNHDSEHDVVYYAWQSFDYPTDTFLAGMKIGWNFKTGLERYLTSWKSQDDPSTGDSTVRMKIKGLPQLIIARGTKIKLRSGPWDGFRFSTSPNTLTNPVFNSTLISNDEELYFTYRTDSNAVTTRGKVNHLGLLDRFILHNGSTNWSVMYTAPYERCDNYGYCGANGFCRINKDPICECLDGFVPKSDEEWKMMNWAGGCVRKSPLEYCKSGDGFVKLAGVKYPDFLEFWSDESMSLDECKEVCLRNCSCTAYANSDIERRSGCMVWFGDLIDVRELRPKISDPDEIYLRLPASELKSIHDGKRKRRLKTIIIVSVITSSICILALVWWIFWNKRRSTLRVQKTGDKEDVELPLYDLATIASATNNFSSECMIGSGGFGPVYKGNLITGQEIAVKRLSQNSGQGIKEFKNEVELIAKLQHRNLVALLGCCIQGEERILIYEYMPNRSLDHFIFDNKRSTILKWKKLFDIVMGIARGLLYLHRDSKLQIIHRDLKASNILLDSNLNPKISDFGLARIFGDDDEKEARTRRVVGTYGYMSPEYAIDGKFSVKSDVFSFGVLLIEIISRKKNRRFSHPDHHHNLLGHAWLLWNEGKALDLMDVSLNDSSIEYSQVVRCIQVGLLCVQKFPHDRPTMSSIVYMLENEGATLSRPKQPGFFMERSSNDEGLTVSKNVEPSYSRNEVTVSMTMMNGR; from the exons atggAAACCTGTCATCTCTTCCCCATCatcttctttgcttttgtcttacTCCAATTTCTCTTGAAATCATGTAGTACTAATTCAATACTTGACACCATGACTCCCACACAGTCAATCACTGATATCCATGGCCAAACTTTAGTTTCCAAGGGACAAATCTTTGAGCTTGGCTTTTTCTCTCCTGGAATCTCAAACAAAAGGTACCTAGGAATATGGTACAAGAATACCCCAGATGTAATTGTCTGGGTAGCAAACAGAAACAACCCACTTACTGATTCTAATGGGACATTAATCATCACCAACCACGGAAATCTTCTTCTTCTGAACCAAGCTATCAACACCATTTGGTCCTCAAATTCATCAATGGTAACAAACAATCCAGTTGCTAAGCTTTTGGATTCCGGGATTCTTGTTGTTGGAGACCAAACCAGAATGGACAGCAACAATAACCACGACTCTGAACATGATGTCGTATATTATGCATGGCAAAGCTTTGATTATCCAACAGACACATTTTTAGCAGGCATGAAGATTGGATGGAACTTCAAAACTGGTCTTGAAAGATATTTAACATCATGGAAAAGCCAAGATGATCCATCAACCGGTGATTCCACAGTCAGGATGAAGATCAAGGGTCTTCCTCAATTGATCATTGCCAGGGGAACCAAAATAAAGCTTCGGTCAGGACCATGGGATGGATTTAGATTCAGTACTAGTCCCAATACACTAACTAATCCTGTTTTCAACTCCACTCTAATATCTAACGACGAGGAGCTGTATTTCACTTACAGGACCGATTCCAATGCAGTCACTACACGCGGGAAAGTTAATCATTTAGGCTTGTTAGATCGGTTTATATTGCATAATGGCAGCACCAACTGGTCTGTAATGTATACAGCACCTTATGAACGGTGTGACAATTATGGTTATTGTGGTGCCAATGGTTTTTGTAGGATCAACAAGGATCCCATATGTGAATGTTTGGATGGGTTCGTTCCGAAATCTGATGAAGAATGGAAAATGATGAATTGGGCTGGTGGGTGTGTGAGGAAATCGCCATTGGAATATTGCAAGAGTGGAGATGGGTTTGTGAAGCTTGCTGGTGTGAAGTATCCTGATTTCTTGGAGTTCTGGTCCGATGAAAGTATGAGCTTGGATGAGTGCAAAGAGGTTTGCTTGAGGAACTGTTCTTGCACAGCTTATGCAAATTCTGATATTGAAAGAAGAAGTGGCTGTATGGTATGGTTTGGTGACCTGATCGATGTCCGGGAATTGAGACCCAAGATAAGTGATCCAGATGAAATTTATTTGAGATTGCCTGCTTCTGAACTTA AATCAATTCACGatgggaaaagaaagagaagattaAAGACAATCATAATTGTTTCAGTAATTACCTCTAGCATCTGTATCTTGGCCCTGGTCTGGTGGATATTTTGGAACAAAAGAAGAAGCACATTGAGAG TGCAAAAAACTGGTGATAAGGAAGATGTAGAACTGCCTTTATATGATTTGGCTACCATTGCTTCTgctacaaataatttctcttcagAATGTATGATCGGATCAGGCGGTTTTGGTCCTGTTTACAAG GGGAACCTTATAACAGGACAAGAAATAGCTGTAAAAAGACTGTCCCAGAATTCAGGACAGGGTATTAAAGAGTTTAAGAATGAAGTAGAACTAATTGCAAAGCTTCAGCATAGGAATCTAGTCGCACTTTTAGGATGCTGTATTCAAGGAGAAGAAAGGATCTTAATCTATGAGTATATGCCCAACAGAAGTTTGGATCATTTTATCTTTG ATAATAAAAGAAGCACGATACtgaaatggaagaaattatttGATATTGTCATGGGAATTGCAAGAGGACTTCTCTACCTCCACCGCGACTCTAAACTTCAAATTATTCATAGAGATCTCAAGGCAAGCAACATTTTGCTAGATAGCAACTTGAATCCTAAGATTTCTGACTTTGGCTTAGCAAGGATttttggtgatgatgatgaaaaagaAGCTAGAACAAGGAGAGTAGTAGGAACATA TGGGTATATGTCTCCGGAATATGCAATTGATGGGAAGTTTTCAGTAAAATCCGACGTGTTTAGCTTCGGTGTTCTTCTAATAGAAATCATAAGTAGAAAAAAGAATAGAAGATTCTCACACCCTGATCACCATCACAACCTCCTAGGACAT GCATGGTTGCTGTGGAATGAAGGCAAGGCCTTAGATCTAATGGATGTAAGTTTGAATGATTCAAGCATTGAATATTCTCAAGTGGTACGATGTATTCAAGTGGGTTTATTATGTGTCCAAAAGTTTCCACATGACAGACCAACTATGTCTTCCATTGTTTATATGTTGGAGAATGAAGGAGCCACATTGTCTAGACCAAAACAGCCTGGTTTTTTCATGGAAAGGAGTTCAAATGACGAGGGCTTAACAGTGTCAAAAAATGTAGAACCCTCATACTCGCGTAATGAAGTAACCGTGAGTATGACCATGATGAATGGTAggtag